The Primulina eburnea isolate SZY01 chromosome 6, ASM2296580v1, whole genome shotgun sequence genome contains a region encoding:
- the LOC140835211 gene encoding CRS2-associated factor 2, chloroplastic, whose protein sequence is MPILANLFKPIPTTAPPSTPTPYSTPKPPIPIPKYPPPIKHQKNHRLPPSNPLSRTPLSPAFKTHHRNSKYYKPIKPGQNIPLPDGEDRAIIVGNSGISYQLPGAPFEFMYSYSETPKAQPLAMREPAFLPFEPPTMPRPWTGKAPMKKNKRNIKLFEPLGGGGNDERGNVGGKRYEMLRAYELGKFSVRPREEVLGEPLARWEIKDMLKPYISSNKQVNLGRDGLTHNMLELIHTHWRRQPVCKVRCLGVPTVDMDNICQCLEEKAGGKIIYRVGGVVYLFRGRNYDHRRRPKLPVMLWKPAAPVYPKLIQDVPEGLTKEEADELREKGKGLLPICKLGKNGVYVSLVRDVRTAFEGSVLVKIDCRGMHPSDYKKLGAKLKELVPCVLLSFDDEQILMWRGKDWKSMYRDEPPAINLSSGNGARFVNTSGAKSVNSSPKMMFLWQRAITSGKASVLDEIDLSPDDILSKVEKFDITYRAIEHSYPAIIYSNIEHVKYLKDNNHREDAFDDDYDNVEVEEASFPLGSLPVDLIAKQLSDGEG, encoded by the exons ATGCCAATTCTTGCAAATCTATTCAAACCAATACCAACTACCGCACCCCCCTCCACCCCCACCCCTTACTCCACCCCCAAGCCACCCATCCCCATCCCCAAATACCCACCTCCTATTAAACACCAAAAGAACCACCGCCTACCGCCCTCGAATCCTCTATCTCGTACCCCCCTCAGCCCTGCCTTCAAAACCCATCATAGAAACTCCAAGTACTACAAACCCATCAAACCAGGCCAGAATATACCCCTGCCCGATGGTGAAGACCGTGCAATCATAGTCGGTAACTCTGGTATTTCGTATCAGCTGCCCGGTGCCCCATTTGAATTTATGTACAGTTATTCCGAAACACCTAAGGCGCAGCCTTTGGCTATGCGGGAGCCTGCATTCTTACCCTTTGAACCGCCTACCATGCCACGGCCGTGGACAGGGAAAGCGCCgatgaagaaaaataaaagaaatattaAGCTTTTTGAGCCTTTGGGTGGCGGTGGAAACGATGAGAGAGGAAATGTTGGTGGAAAAAGGTATGAAATGCTTAGGGCTTATGAGCTGGGTAAGTTTAGTGTGAGACCGCGGGAAGAGGTTTTAGGGGAGCCATTGGCGAGGTGGGAGATTAAGGACATGTTGAAACCTTACATATCAAGTAATAAGCAGGTGAATTTAG GTAGGGATGGGTTAACTCACAATATGTTGGAGTTGATCCACACGCATTGGAGGAGACAACCTGTTTGTAAAGTTCGGTGTTTGGGTGTTCCAACTGTTGACATGGACAATATATGCCAGTGCCTTGAG GAAAAGGCTGGTGGAAAGATCATTTATAGGGTTGGTGGAGTTGTCTATCTTTTTCGTGGTAGAAATTATGATCATCGTAGACGACCCAAATTACCTGTGATGCTTTGGAAACCAGCTGCACCAGTTTATCCAAAACTTATACAAGATGTTCCAGAGGGTTTGACTAAGGAAGAAGCCGATGAATTACGGGAGAAAGGAAAAGGCCTACTGCCAATATGCAAATTAG GTAAAAATGGTGTTTATGTCTCCCTTGTGAGGGATGTAAGAACTGCTTTTGAGGGATCTGTATTGGTGAAGATAGACTGTAGAGGGATGCATCCCAGTGACTACAAGAAGCTGGGAGCTAAGCTGAAG GAATTGGTTCCATGTGTGCTTTTATCTTTTGATGATGAACAAATATTGATGTGGAGAGGAAAAGATTGGAAATCTATGTACAGGGATGAGCCTCCTGCTATTAACCTttctagtggtaatggtgccaGATTTGTCAATACATCAG GTGCTAAATCAGTGAATTCGAGCCCCAAAATGATGTTCTTGTGGCAGCGTGCGATTACATCAGGAAAGGCTTCGGTTTTGGATGAGATTGATCTTAGTCCTGATGATATTTTGTCTAAGGTGGAGAAATTTGATATCACTTATCGGGCAATAGAGCACTCATATCCTGCCATAATTTACTCGAATATAGAACATGTCAAGTATTTGAAGGACAATAATCATCGTGAAGATGCCTTTGATGATGACTATGATAATGTCGAAGTAGAGGAGGCATCGTTTCCTTTAGGATCATTGCCTGTTGACCTGATAGCAAAGCAGCTGAGTGATGGTGAAGGATGA
- the LOC140833640 gene encoding uncharacterized protein — MGPKKNSERQGSFDQISDSEAKLTQDFYKQLNFTNSTAQEFHQEEVEKETTENEEFSFTCGGADALPIAAEDAFINGQIKPIFPLFDRDFDESYALHQPLPMKPPVKKFFVETKDSVELTSANAGDDATVGRPDRKAVEVSPGVCKKSNSTGFSKIWRFKDFLRRSNSDGRDAFVFLNENSHAPSEKLEKKVSASKVKKGKTASLSAHEVYLRNKAKDGEKRRSYLPYRPELMGFFTNVNSGLSKNVHPY; from the coding sequence atgGGGCCAAAGAAAAATTCAGAAAGGCAGGGAAGCTTTGATCAAATTTCAGATTCGGAAGCCAAATTAACCCAAGATTTCTACAAGCAGCTGAATTTCACCAATAGTACTGCACAAGAATTTCACCAAGAGGAAGTAGAAAAAGAAACTACAGAAAATGAAGAGTTTTCCTTCACATGTGGAGGAGCTGATGCGTTACCAATAGCGGCGGAGGATGCGTTCATCAACGGCCAGATCAAGCCGATCTTCCCATTATTCGACCGGGATTTCGATGAATCGTACGCCTTGCACCAACCCTTGCCTATGAAGCCTCCCGTGAAGAAGTTTTTCGTGGAAACAAAGGATAGCGTCGAGTTGACATCAGCAAACGCCGGTGACGACGCCACAGTCGGTAGGCCAGACAGGAAGGCGGTGGAGGTTTCGCCGGGGGTCTGCAAGAAGAGCAACTCAACAgggttttcgaaaatatggcGGTTCAAAGATTTTTTGCGCAGGAGTAATAGCGATGGAAGGGACGCTTTTGTGTTCTTGAACGAGAATTCCCACGCGCCGAGTGAGAAGCTGGAGAAAAAGGTGTCAGCAAGTAAGGTGAAGAAGGGCAAAACGGCATCGTTGTCAGCTCATGAAGTGTATTTGAGGAATAAGGCTAAAGATGGAGAGAAGCGGCGTTCGTATCTACCTTATCGACCGGAGTTGATGGGTTTCTTCACTAATGTCAATAGTGGGTTGAGTAAAAACGTGCATCCTTATTAA
- the LOC140833639 gene encoding uncharacterized protein — protein sequence MSSSDSDSESSSSSGSERFSESSESSRFSKSSESSQGKISLADPDFTIDPPEEEVTTHSRPGKEVRHVTQQMNISNADNLWYGHLSSHIPSGSEPKLRTLWHIPSSHQIIIPSPEDRPYLAPKGYYTFFQHHFDAGLRFPLCDFFQELSKYYKVHLGLLTPNAFRLISCFAVLFRALDLPLNCTTFSYFLVLSRSKDGPFYVTSRSSHKLFDGAPSHVKDWKKYFFFVQPPEELTCSTDWCPSFTKPKFSKIYKKDTEYLKIMRVLGDRCFNIPKLLSEDLLCHAGISPAEIKLKENAGIRVMNALFLRELSKKKAEGSSSAPQKSLIPAVTMGTKGDCSATEKKKTDSCSTTAKRPASSPTAAKKKKTGSSSSAPKRASSPPPRAKSPRPSGKQNASTDPSPPVPHSGKRKISEISVVSVSSPEGSGSDEELPPASGVHPLYTPDTAIVGRGPTQLAQKIMYQLPSEADAAFINSLGWSDLTRRTCSSITEGMMYIGELVERANTTRSTACQDLREGMALREQLQATIDEMKASHAKELSECQARGDEFLKEKQELLKEKHELQRLTEDQAKDIQKLKTDLKDSQAELEDAKVRHAAEVSSFKEEFLKSEEFVEICGPKAFHYLGVGFEGAVGLFHAQGYPPPGAPTDFIDFESFISSLPPDS from the exons ATGTCTTCTTCAGATTCCGATTCCGAGTCTAGTTCTTCGAGTGGTTCTGAGAGGTTTAGCGAGTCTAGCGAGTCCAGCAGGTTTAGCAAGTCCAGCGAGTCTAGCCAGGGTAAGATTTCCCTAGCCGATCCTGATTTTACCATTGATCCTCCTGAGGAGGAAGTCACCACTCATAGTCGTCCGGGTAAGGAAGTTCGTCACGTGACCCAACAGATGAACATATCTAACGCAGACAACTTGTGGTATGGTCATCTGTCATCCCACATCCCTTCCGGTAGCGAACCAAAACTTAGAACTTTATGGCACATTCCTTCCTCCCACCAGATTATCATTCCTAGCCCAGAGGACCGGCCCTATCTAGCCCCTAAGGGTTATTATACCTTCTTTCAGCATCACTTTGATGCAGGTCTCCGTTTCCCTTTGTGCGATTTCTTCCAAGAATTAAGCAAGTACTACAAGGTGCATTTAGGTTTACTCACGCCCAATGCTTTCCGTTTAATAAGTTGCTTCGCCGTGTTATTCAGGGCCTTAGATCTCCCTTTAAATTGCACCACCTTCTCTTACTTCTTAGTTCTGTCCAGATCAAAAGATGGACCTTTTTATGTAACCTCCCGGTCTAGCCACAAACTTTTCGATGGGGCTCCCAGTCATGTGAAGGACTGGAAAAAATACTTTTTCTTCGTACAGCCACCCGAGGAATTGACTTGCTCTACCGATTGGTGCCCTTCTTTCACTAAACCAAAATTTTCCAAGATTTATAAGAAAGATACAGAGTATCTGAAGATAATGAGGGTACTAGGAGATCGATGCTTTAACATTCCCAAACTTCTATCTGAAGATCTTCTGTGTCACGCCGGGATAAGTCCCGCGGAAATTAAGCTAAAGGAGAATGCTG GTATTAGAGTCATGAACGCTCTATTTCTCCGTGAGCtttccaagaagaaggccgaggGTTCCTCATCAGCACCCCAGAAGTCACTTATTCCGGCAGTCACGATGGGCACAAAGGGAGACTGTTCTGCTACTGAGAAAAAGAAAACAGATTCTTGCTCTACTACTGCGAAGAGGCCTGCTAGCTCCCCTACTGCcgcgaagaagaagaagacagGCTCCTCCTCCTCTGCCCCAAAGCGAGCCTCCTCTCCCCCTCCCCGTGCCAAGTCTCCTCGTCCGTCTGGCAAGCAAAATGCATCCACTGATCCTAGCCCGCCAGTCCCGCATTCTGGTAAGCGCAAGATTTCTGAGATCTCAGTCGTGTCGGTCTCTTCTCCAGAAGGGTCAGGGTCGGATGAGGAGCTTCCCCCTGCATCAGGGGTACATCCTCTATACACACCAGATACAGCCATTGTGGGGCGGGGTCCTACTCAGCTGGCTCAAAAGATAATGTATCAGCTTCCTTCCGAAGCGGATGCGGCGTTCATTAATTCACTGGGGTGGTCTGACCTTACTCGTCGGACATGCAGCAGCATCACTGAG GGCATGATGTACATAGGGGAGTTGGTGGAGCGTGCCAACACCACTCGATCTACTGCCTGCCAAGACTTGCGCGAGGGCATGGCTCTTCGTGAACAGCTTCAAGCTACTATTGATGAGATGAAAGCGTCACATGCTAAGGAGCTTTCGGAGTGCCAAGCTCGAGGTGACGAGTTTCTGAAGGAAAAACAAGAGCTTCTGAAAGAGAAACACGAGCTCCAGCGACTGACAGAAGACCAAGCTAAAGACATCCAGAAGTTAAAGACAGATTTAAAAGATTCACAAGCTGAGCTCGAAGATGCCAAGGTGCGACACGCTGCAGAAGTTTCCTCCTTCAAAGAGGAATTTCTCAAATCCGAAGAATTTGTCGAGATCTGTGGCCCGAAAGCTTTTCACTACCTGGGGGTGGGCTTCGAGGGTGCAGTCGGCCTTTTCCATGCTCAGGGCTATCCTCCGCCAGGCGCCCCTACTGACTTTATCGACTTCGAGAGCTTCATATCGAGTCTCCCCCCCGATTCCTAG
- the LOC140835212 gene encoding patatin-like protein 2, whose protein sequence is MEDSTQLFQIQRSVSGNLVRILSIDGGGVRGIIPGVILEFLESQLQKLDGEDARIADYFDVIAGTSTGGLVTAMLTAPNEKNRPIFAAKDIKDFYIGHCPKIFPQKKNLLSRALKLVKVFSGPTYNGKYLRSLLKEKLGETKLHETLTDVVIPTFDIRSLQPVIFSSSEVKNNPSMDASLSDICIGTSAAPTYLPAHYFETKDTWGNKRKFNLIDGGVAANNPTLIAINQVTKEITKERTDFFPLNPKENGRFLVLSLGTGSPKAEKKYDAKIAAKWGVMGWLVQGGSSPILDVFNRASGDMVDYHISTVFQALHSQENYLRIQDDSLTEIMSSVDIATKKNLHQLVKVGEKLLKKPVSRVNLETGIYEPSNQGTNEEALIRYDINSKY, encoded by the exons ATGGAAGATTCAACCCAGCTTTTTCAAATTCAACGATCAGTTTCTGGAAATTTAGTCAGGATTCTATCCATTGATGGTGGCGGAGTAAGAGGAATTATCCCAGGAGTTATCCTCGAATTTCTTGAATCCCAACTTCAA AAATTGGATGGtgaagatgcaagaattgcgGATTATTTCGATGTAATCGCAGGGACGAGTACTGGAGGACTCGTTACAGCAATGCTTACGGCACCAAATGAAAAAAATCGTCCCATTTTTGCTGCAAAAGATATTAAGGATTTCTATATTGGTCACTGCCCAAAAATCTTTCCACAAAAGAA AAATCTACTGTCCCGTGCTTTAAAACTGGTGAAGGTGTTTTCAGGACCAACGTACAATGGCAAGTATCTTCGTTCTCTTCTGAAAGAAAAACTTGGTGAAACCAAATTGCACGAAACGTTGACAGATGTTGTGATTCCAACCTTTGATATTAGGAGCCTTCAACCCGTAATATTTTCAAGTTCTGAG GTGAAAAATAATCCATCTATGGATGCTTCATTATCAGATATATGCATAGGAACTTCAGCAGCTCCAACTTATTTGCCTGCAcattattttgaaaccaaagaTACATGGGGaaacaaaagaaaattcaatctaattGATGGTGGTGTTGCTGCTAATAATCCA ACTTTGATAGCAATAAACCAAGTAACAAAAGAAATAACCAAAGAAAGAACTGACTTTTTCCCGTTGAATCCGAAAGAAAATGGAAGATTTCTTGTTCTATCTCTGGGAACTGGTTCACCGAAAGCCGAGAAGAAATATGATGCAAAAATAGCAGCCAAATGGGGTGTTATGGGATGGTTGGTTCAAGGAGGCTCGTCTCCCATATTAGACGTGTTTAACCGAGCTAGCGGAGATATGGTTGATTATCATATCTCCACTGTTTTTCAAGCCCTGCACTCTCAAGAAAATTATCTCAGAATACAG GACGATTCGTTAACTGAAATTATGTCGTCTGTGGACATTGCAACGAAGAAAAATTTGCACCAGCTCGTCAAAGTTGGTGAAAAGTTGCTGAAAAAACCAGTTTCCAGAGTGAATCTGGAGACAGGAATTTATGAGCCTTCAAACCAGGGAACAAATGAAGAAGCACTAATCAGGTATGACATCAACTCTAAATACTAG
- the LOC140835213 gene encoding probable serine/threonine protein kinase IRE has protein sequence MMSSTDPDSANPPFATAGDQKNSSSKKIVKLRKIPQIPTRQRENREQDEDFDVGIDDNGDSKIIKATTLGLNQIRTRSSPSPLPLTLTPANPLGKPVNFDNTTKDVVDSRPQLSSTSQQPASTSASQGKKVHWSQSKSLRVPSPRMSGSAGFHATFAKEMQSPRFQSIIRLTSGQIPDIKSFSHELNSKGVRPLPFWKSRALGHMKEIMAVIRCKFVKLKEEVNADLGIFAGDLVSILENTSESHPEWKECLEDLLVKARQCEKMPPTEFWLKCEGIVQNLDDRRQELPMGTLKQVHMHLLFILTRCTRLVHFQKESGYEEDRTLASHQLSDLGVYSENITGTLDGKQLENQTQKVHEQDQSNLSCKQDNVTEEVGSAKSVASSCGSFRMSSWKRLPSAAKRNKRGYGFSDTPSKDKSDKLQHGEEIDNVESIDSPTCQAEQVEESLKERKVIWGVWDQNHLAYENSFICRICEVEIPTALVEQHSRICTIADRCDLKGLTVNERLERVAKTLEKILESWTPLSTETGAGSPEAARICGSSLAGDSNELLYKRNSVNEADNSFLVDDVSCDVRALTPDPTKNTSSAGSSIPQSPSVTPRITQIEFLLSGRRTISEFESYQQIHKLQDIAQSVINVNTYDYSTLEFLIERLEDLKYVIQDTKVDALVVETFGRRIEKLLQEKYVLICGQIDDEKADVVTSMADEDSPTEEDTVRSVRASPINTSTKDRTSIEDFEIIKPISRGAFGRVFLAAKRATGDLFAIKVLKKADMIRKNAVESILAERDILISVRNPFVVRFFYSFTCRENLYLVMEYLNGGDLFSLLKNLGCLEEDMARIYFAEVVLALEYLHSLHVIHRDLKPDNLLIGPEGHIKLTDFGLSKVGLIYSTDDLSRPSAFMGNDKPKAAEHSSLKREQRKTLSVVGTPDYLAPEILLGMEHGATADWWSVGVILFELLVGIPPFNADDPQQIFNNILNGDIPWPKIPEEMSFEAYDLIKKLLIGNPVQRLGATGAGEVKRHSYFKDINWDTLARQKAAFIPSAEGHDTSYFMSRYIWNPEEENVHGGSDFDDMAETGSASSSSYSYIQDEDGDECGNLADFGAPTLDTKYSFSNFSFKNLSQLASINYDLLTKSIKDSVQTEKPSGP, from the exons ATGATGTCAAGTACTGATCCAGATTCCGCAAATCCGCCGTTTGCTACGGCAGGAGATCAGAAGAATTCGTCGTCGAAGAAGATCGTGAAGCTCAGAAAAATCCCACAGATTCCCACTAGGCAGAGAGAGAATAGAGAACAGGACGAGGATTTTGATGTTGGTATTGATGACAATGGCGATTCGAAAATAATCAAGGCCACCACGCTAGGGTTGAATCAAATTAGGACACGATCCTCGCCCTCGCCCTTGCCCTTGACTCTGACACCGGCTAACCCACTGGGAAAGCCCGTTAATTTCGACAATACGACCAAGGATGTGGTTGATTCGAGACCTCAATTATCTTCTACCTCACAACAACCTGCATCGACGTCCGCGTCACAAG GTAAAAAGGTACACTGGAGTCAATCAAAATCCTTGAGGGTACCTTCACCCCGGATGTCAGGTTCAGCG GGTTTTCATGCAACCTTTGCCAAAGAAATGCAATCTCCACGGTTCCAGTCTATCATCCGCTTAACCAGTGGTCAGATTCCAGATATTAAGAGCTTTTCTCATGAACTCAATTCCAAAGGTGTCCGACCTCTGCCATTTTGGAAATCTCGTGCCCTTGGTCACATGAAA GAAATTATGGCTGTGATACGATGCAAATTTGTCAAGTTAAAGGAAGAAGTTAATGCCGACTTGGGCATTTTTGCTGGGGATTTGGTGAGTATACTTGAGAATACTTCGGAATCTCACCCAGAGTGGAAAGAATGTTTGGAAGATTTGTTGGTAAAAGCCAGGCAATGTGAAAAAATGCCACCCACTGAATTTTGGTTAAAGTGTGAAGGCATTGTACAGAATCTAGACGATCGGCGTCAAGAGCTACCAATGGGTACCCTGAAGCAAGTGCACATGCACCTCTTATTTATCCTCACGCGCTGCACTCGGCTTGTTCACTTCCAAAAGGAAAGTGGTTATGAAGAAGATCGCACACTGGCTTCACATCAGCTAAGTGACCTTGGTGTTTACTCGGAGAATATTACTGGCACGCTGGATGGGAAGCAacttgagaatcaaacacagaAGGTCCACGAACAGGATCAAAGCAATCTGAGTTGCAAGCAAGACAATGTAACAGAAGAGGTCGGCAGTGCAAAGAGTGTCGCTTCATCCTGTGGAAGCTTTCGAATGTCATCTTGGAAGAGACTTCCATCTGCGGCTAAAAGAAACAAGCGAGGATATGGTTTTTCTGACACCCCCTCCAAGGATAAATCTGATAAACTGCAACATGGAGAAGAAATAGATAATGTCGAAAGCATAGATTCTCCAACATGCCAGGCTGAACAAGTAGAAGAATCCTTGAAGGAGCGAAAAGTGATTTGGGGAGTTTGGGATCAAAACCATTTGGCATATGAGAATTCGTTTATCTGCCGAATATGTGAAGTTGAAATACCAACAGCTCTTGTTGAGCAGCACTCAAGAATTTGTACGATTGCTGACAGGTGTGATTTAAAGGGTTTAACTGTAAATGAACGACTAGAAAGAGTTGCCAAGACTCTTGAAAAAATACTTGAATCCTGGACACCATTGAGCACGGAAACAGGGGCAGGAAGTCCTGAAGCTGCGAGAATCTGTGGGTCAAGTTTGGCAGGAGATTCAAACGAGTTGTTATACAAACGGAACAGTGTTAATGAGGCTGATAATTCTTTTCTCGTGGATGATGTATCATGTGATGTTCGTGCTCTAACACCTGATCCAACTAAGAACACATCATCTGCAGGGAGTTCAATCCCGCAATCACCTTCAGTAACACCACGAATTACACAGATAGAGTTTCTACTCAGTGGACGGAGAACAATATCTGAGTTTGAAAGTTATCAACAG ATACACAAGCTGCAGGATATTGCTCAGTCTGTGATCAATGTTAACACTTATGACTACAGTACATTGGAATTTTTGATTGAGCGCTTAGAAGATCTCAAATATGTCATTCAAGATACGAAGGTGGATGCTCTTGTTGTCGAAACATTCGGAAGGCGCATAGAGAAACTATTACA GGAGAAATATGTACTTATATGTGGGCAGATTGACGATGAAAAGGCAGACGTTGTAACTAGCATGGCTGATGAGGATAGCCCAACAGAGGAAGACACGGTTCGCAGTGTGCGTGCGAGCCCTATTAATACATCTACGAAGGATCGAACATCTattgaagattttgaaatcattaaacCTATCAGCCGAGGAGCTTTTGGTCGAGTTTTTCTAGCAGCAAAAAGAGCAACTGGTGACTTGTTTGCGATAAAG GTTTTGAAAAAAGCAGATATGATTCGGAAAAATGCAGTGGAAAGTATCTTAGCCGAGCGCGATATTTTAATTTCAGTTCGCAATCCTTTTGTG GTCCGATTTTTCTATTCTTTCACATGTAGGGAAAATCTTTATCTGGTTATGGAGTACTTGAATGGAGGTGATCTTTTCTCACTGCTAAAGAATCTAGGTTGCTTAGAGGAAGATATGGCACGCATATATTTTGCCGAAGTT GTACTTGCTTTAGAGTATCTGCACTCCTTGCATGTCATTCATAGAGATTTAAAGCCAGATAACCTGCTGATAGGTCCAGAAGGTCACATCAAG TTGACAGATTTTGGGCTCTCCAAAGTTGGTCTTATATACAGCACAGATGATTTATCGAGACCTTCTGCTTTTATGGGGAATGATAAACCAAAAGCAGCAGAACACTCATCACTAAAAAGAGAACAGCGGAAAACTCTTTCAGTTGTTGGAACACCTGACTATTTAGCACCTGAGATACTTCTCGGCATGGAACATG gTGCAACAGCTGATTGGTGGTCTGTGGGCGTCATCCTCTTTGAGCTCCTTGTAGGTATTCCACCTTTTAATGCAGACGATCCACAG CAAATCTTCAACAATATTTTGAATGGAGATATACCCTGGCCCAAGATACCAGAAGAAATGAGCTTTGAAGCCTATGATTTAATTAAGAA GTTGCTGATTGGAAATCCCGTTCAGAGATTGGGTGCGACTGGGGCCGGAGAG GTGAAGCGACACTCATATTTTAAGGACATTAACTGGGACACACTAGCAAGGCAAAAG GCAGCATTCATACCTTCGGCCGAGGGACACGATACAAGTTATTTTATGAGCCGATACATTTGGAATCCAGAAGAGGAAAATGTTCACGGAGGTAGTGATTTTGATGACATGGCTGAGACTGGCAGTGCTTCCAGCAGTTCATACAGCTACATACAGGATGAAGAT GGGGATGAATGTGGAAATCTAGCAGATTTTGGTGCTCCAACTCTTGACACGAAGTACTCCTTCAGTAACTTCTCATTCAAG AACCTGTCCCAGCTAGCTTCCATTAACTATGATTTGCTTACAAAGAGTATCAAAGACTCGGTACAGACTGAAAAACCATCTGGTCCATGA